The Salvia splendens isolate huo1 chromosome 21, SspV2, whole genome shotgun sequence genome includes a window with the following:
- the LOC121784873 gene encoding multiple organellar RNA editing factor 8, chloroplastic/mitochondrial-like, protein MATRFLARSLLTSKPPLSSALSHSCASVSAVLPNSSSFLFRLRPIVAAASASYFRRLLPSISTRAFSTRQTASSLNDPNPNWSNRPPKETILLDGCDFEHWLVVVEKPEGDPTRDEIIDSYIKTLAMVVGSEEEARMKIYSVSTRHYFAFGALVSEELSYKLKELPKVRWVLPDSYLDVKNKDYGGEPFINGQAVPYDPKYHEEWVRNNARANERNRRNDRPRNFDRSRNFERRRELQGPNPGGPGGNFNGGPPPANPSPNMGGQLNNGGGGPVPNNTGNYQRPLPNNPSNFQQGPGPNSGGPPYQPGPGPNHGGGFPAGGPGPSPGGFPSGQNQNPYANAGGGSPYQNQNYPGPNSGNFGSNPGYGPGPSQHNFAPNPGSGPGQYQNAYGPNAGNPSQGQNIPGRDFPPSSNH, encoded by the exons ATGGCAACGAGATTCCTCGCTCGCTCCCTGCTCACCTCCAAGCCGCCTCTCTCATCGGCGCTCTCACACTCCTGCGCCTCCGTCTCCGCCGTTCTGCCGAATTCCTCTTCATTTCTCTTCCGTCTCCGCCCTATCGTGGCCGCGGCTTCCGCTTCCTATTTCCGCCGCCTGCTTCCGTCGATTTCCACCAGAGCGTTCTCGACTCGGCAGACTGCGTCGTCACTGAATGATCCGAACCCTAACTGGTCGAATCGCCCCCCGAAGGAGACGATTCTGCTCGACGGTTGTGATTTCGAGCACTGGCTCGTGGTTGTGGAGAAGCCGGAGGGCGATCCGACTAGAGATGAAATCATCGATAGCTACATTAAGACGCTTGCTATGGTGGTTGGCAG TGAGGAAGAAGCAAGGATGAAAATATATTCGGTCTCTACAAGGCATTACTTTGCATTTGGAGCACTTGTCTCTGAAGAACTCTCTTACAAGCTAAAAG AGCTGCCAAAGGTTCGGTGGGTGCTGCCTGATTCATACTTGGATGTTAAAAACAAGGACTATGGAG GTGAACCATTTATCAATGGGCAGGCTGTTCCATATGACCCCAAGTATCATGAGGAATGGGTGAGGAACAATGCCCGGGCAAATGAGAGGAACAGGCGTAATGATAGGCCTCGCAACTTTGACAGATCTAGAAACTTCGAGCGAAGAAGAGAATTGCAAGGCCCGAACCCTGGAGGCCCAGGCGGAAACTTCAATGGTGGTCCACCACCAGCCAATCCCAGCCCCAATATGGGCGGACAGCTTAACAATGGGGGTGGTGGGCCTGTGCCTAACAACACTGGAAACTATCAGAGACCACTACCGaacaatccatcaaacttcCAGCAGGGCCCTGGCCCAAACAGTGGAGGTCCTCCTTACCAACCTGGTCCCGGACCAAATCACGGTGGTGGTTTCCCTGCAGGAGGGCCTGGACCAAGTCCTGGTGGATTTCCTTCGGGACAAAATCAGAATCCATATGCTAATGCAGGTGGTGGAAGCCCCTACCAGAACCAGAACTACCCGGGCCCAAACTCTGGCAATTTCGGCTCCAACCCAGGATATGGTCCTGGCCCAAGTCAGCACAACTTCGCTCCTAACCCGGGATCTGGTCCAGGGCAATATCAGAATGCTTATGGTCCAAATGCCGGAAACCCTTCACAAGGCCAGAACATCCCAGGAAGAGATTTCCCTCCCTCTTCAAACCACTGA